From a single Clostridium isatidis genomic region:
- a CDS encoding ABC transporter ATP-binding protein — MEIVRVENLSKQYGTGETAVKALNNVSFSVNKGEFVAIVGASGSGKSTLLHLLGGVDRPTSGKVFIDNTDIYSLNETQLAIFRRRQIGLIYQFYNLIPVLNVEENITLPLLLDGHNVDKKQFNKIIKILGLENRLKHLPNQLSGGQQQRVSIGRALISNPAIMLADEPTGNLDSKNGNEIIELLKMFNKTFGQTLIMITHDERIALQADRIITIEDGEITKNEVIHS, encoded by the coding sequence ATGGAAATAGTAAGAGTGGAAAATCTGTCTAAGCAATATGGCACTGGAGAAACAGCAGTAAAAGCACTTAATAATGTATCTTTTTCTGTAAATAAGGGGGAGTTTGTTGCAATAGTTGGTGCATCAGGTTCAGGTAAATCTACCTTATTACATTTACTTGGTGGTGTGGATAGACCTACAAGTGGTAAGGTTTTTATTGATAATACAGATATCTACAGTTTAAACGAAACTCAGCTTGCTATATTTAGACGCAGGCAAATTGGGCTTATATATCAATTTTATAATCTTATTCCTGTACTTAATGTGGAAGAAAATATTACCCTTCCTTTATTGCTTGATGGACATAATGTAGATAAAAAACAGTTTAATAAAATAATAAAAATACTTGGATTAGAAAATAGGCTAAAGCATCTGCCTAATCAGCTTTCAGGGGGACAACAGCAAAGAGTATCTATAGGAAGGGCTTTAATAAGTAATCCTGCAATTATGCTGGCAGATGAGCCTACAGGAAATTTAGATAGCAAAAATGGAAATGAAATTATTGAATTATTAAAAATGTTTAATAAAACCTTTGGTCAAACTCTTATTATGATTACTCATGATGAAAGAATTGCCTTGCAAGCAGACAGAATCATTACTATAGAAGACGGTGAAATTACTAAAAATGAGGTGATTCATTCATGA
- a CDS encoding HAMP domain-containing sensor histidine kinase: MIKIKILRNKEIRILLFLLIGVSVTGTFLVFIINPMAGLITFIVSFLIIYLALLFTLKRYKEIEDLSGYLRDISNGNYSMDIRDNEEGELSILKNEIYKVTLMLSKQGEYLKKDKEALADALSDISHQLKTPLTSMMVMIDLLREEKLEAEKRIEFTKNIETQLKRMEWLLTSLLKLSKIDAGTVSFKKDKVLVGELIKKALNPLLIPMEIKEQKLFIDGKENTSFIGDINWTTEAIVNILKNCIEHTKNEGIISIFYDENPLYTEIKIKDNGIGIEKEDLPYIFKRFYKGKNASDESVGIGLAMAKSIITNQNGDLSVKSKKSEGTEFSIKFYKEQK, translated from the coding sequence GTGATTAAAATTAAGATACTTAGAAATAAGGAAATTAGAATTTTATTATTCTTATTAATAGGAGTGTCAGTAACAGGAACTTTTCTAGTTTTTATTATAAATCCTATGGCAGGACTTATAACTTTTATAGTTTCTTTTTTAATAATATATCTAGCCCTTTTATTTACTTTAAAAAGATATAAGGAAATAGAAGATTTATCTGGATATTTACGTGATATCAGCAATGGAAATTACTCTATGGATATAAGGGATAATGAAGAGGGAGAACTTAGCATTTTAAAAAATGAAATTTATAAGGTTACCCTTATGCTTTCAAAACAGGGAGAATATTTAAAAAAGGATAAGGAAGCTTTAGCTGATGCTCTTTCTGACATATCTCATCAATTAAAGACACCCCTTACCTCTATGATGGTTATGATAGATTTATTAAGAGAAGAAAAGTTAGAAGCAGAGAAAAGAATAGAATTTACAAAGAATATAGAAACTCAGCTTAAGCGTATGGAGTGGCTTCTTACATCTCTACTAAAGCTTTCAAAGATAGATGCAGGTACAGTGAGTTTTAAAAAAGATAAAGTATTAGTAGGAGAGCTTATTAAAAAAGCATTGAATCCTTTATTAATTCCTATGGAGATTAAAGAGCAGAAGTTATTTATAGATGGAAAGGAAAATACATCCTTTATAGGAGATATAAATTGGACCACAGAGGCAATTGTAAATATATTAAAAAACTGCATAGAACATACTAAAAATGAGGGTATAATATCTATTTTTTATGATGAAAATCCCTTATATACTGAAATTAAAATAAAAGACAATGGAATTGGTATAGAAAAGGAAGATTTGCCTTATATTTTTAAAAGATTTTATAAAGGTAAAAATGCTAGTGATGAAAGTGTTGGTATAGGGCTTGCTATGGCTAAGAGTATTATAACTAATCAAAATGGAGATTTAAGTGTTAAAAGTAAGAAAAGTGAAGGTACAGAGTTTAGTATAAAGTTTTATAAAGAACAAAAGTGA
- a CDS encoding response regulator transcription factor yields MKLLLVEDDKTIASGLEYSLAKEGFNIVLCHDLASGKKAFKENKFDLCLLDVSLPDGNGYDLCRIIREESEIPIIFLTACDDEVNVVMGLDMGADDYITKPFRLRELISRIKSVLRRYNKDDSNKIIEINNLKINTNEAKVYKNGEEVNLTALEYRLLLIFVNNRGQVLSRSQLLERIWDVAGDFVNDNTLTVYIKRIREKLEDDPQKPKIIKTVRGLGYKVGD; encoded by the coding sequence TTGAAGCTTCTATTAGTTGAAGATGATAAAACAATTGCTTCCGGCTTAGAATATTCTTTAGCAAAGGAAGGTTTTAATATAGTTTTATGTCATGATCTTGCTTCCGGAAAAAAAGCTTTTAAAGAAAACAAATTTGATTTATGTTTACTTGATGTATCTTTGCCAGATGGAAATGGTTATGATTTATGTAGAATTATAAGAGAAGAAAGTGAAATTCCTATTATATTTTTAACTGCCTGTGATGATGAAGTAAATGTTGTTATGGGACTTGATATGGGGGCAGATGATTATATAACAAAACCCTTCAGGCTTAGGGAGCTTATATCTAGAATAAAGTCGGTACTGAGAAGATACAATAAGGATGATTCGAATAAGATTATTGAAATAAATAACTTAAAGATAAATACCAATGAGGCAAAGGTTTACAAAAATGGAGAAGAAGTTAATCTTACAGCATTAGAATATCGTTTGCTATTAATCTTTGTAAATAATAGGGGGCAAGTTTTGTCTAGAAGTCAGTTATTAGAAAGAATATGGGATGTAGCAGGAGATTTTGTTAATGATAATACCCTAACAGTTTATATTAAAAGAATTCGTGAAAAATTAGAGGATGATCCCCAAAAGCCTAAAATTATTAAAACAGTACGTGGTTTAGGGTATAAGGTAGGTGATTAA
- a CDS encoding iron chaperone has translation MNTFSDFLEKIENPDHRNKLEEILNWIINKFPELNPVIKWNQPMFTHQGTFIIAFSVSKQHIAVAPEDAVILKFAKDIEKSGYEHTKRIFRIKWKNPIDYSLLEKIIQFNILDKADCKTFWR, from the coding sequence ATGAATACGTTTTCTGATTTTCTGGAAAAAATTGAAAACCCAGATCATCGTAATAAATTAGAAGAAATTTTAAACTGGATTATAAATAAATTTCCAGAGTTAAATCCAGTAATCAAGTGGAATCAGCCTATGTTTACTCACCAAGGAACCTTTATTATAGCTTTTAGTGTTTCAAAGCAGCATATAGCTGTTGCACCCGAAGATGCTGTGATACTTAAATTTGCTAAAGATATAGAAAAATCGGGATATGAACATACTAAAAGAATTTTCCGTATCAAATGGAAAAATCCTATAGACTATTCACTACTTGAAAAAATAATTCAGTTTAACATATTAGATAAGGCTGACTGTAAAACTTTTTGGAGGTAA
- a CDS encoding choloylglycine hydrolase family protein, translating into MCTAITLQSVQKENFFGRTMDFSHPIEPGVFVIPKDYEWYSLATEKRYIDKYSFISMGQETDGMLGFFDGVNETGFAAAVLYFAGYAYYNLPIKDKEEIASLDFLHFILGRCSCIDDLKSLLKNVTIVGILDPVTRTAAPLHWIATDKSGKSVVIEQTEDGLEVIDNPIGVMANSPDFRWHITNLRNYMNISTTQQNEVYWGNVSLTPFGQGSGTMALPGGFTSPERFIRAAFLKSHVPVPKNSYETLITCFHIMNSLFIPKGIVLTDKGTYDYTKYVAFMNTNTCEYYFKTYNNNQILRACLWDHYRKSSKPIFLGSIASSV; encoded by the coding sequence ATGTGCACCGCCATTACACTCCAATCCGTGCAAAAGGAAAACTTCTTTGGAAGAACCATGGATTTCTCCCATCCTATTGAACCTGGAGTTTTTGTAATACCTAAAGATTACGAATGGTACAGCCTTGCAACAGAGAAAAGGTATATTGATAAATATAGTTTTATTTCTATGGGGCAAGAAACTGATGGTATGCTTGGCTTTTTTGATGGTGTAAATGAAACAGGATTTGCCGCTGCCGTCTTATATTTTGCAGGTTACGCCTACTATAACTTACCTATAAAGGATAAAGAAGAAATTGCTTCTTTAGATTTTTTACATTTTATTTTAGGTCGTTGCAGCTGCATAGATGATTTAAAATCTTTATTAAAAAATGTTACTATTGTAGGCATATTAGATCCAGTTACAAGAACAGCTGCACCTCTGCATTGGATCGCCACTGACAAAAGTGGTAAATCTGTTGTTATTGAACAAACAGAAGATGGTCTTGAAGTAATTGATAACCCTATAGGAGTTATGGCTAATAGTCCTGATTTCAGATGGCATATTACTAATTTAAGAAATTATATGAATATATCAACTACTCAGCAAAATGAAGTCTACTGGGGAAATGTATCATTAACTCCTTTTGGACAAGGTTCCGGAACTATGGCACTCCCTGGAGGTTTTACCTCCCCTGAACGTTTTATTCGTGCAGCTTTTTTAAAATCTCACGTACCAGTTCCAAAAAATTCGTATGAAACACTTATTACATGCTTTCATATTATGAATAGTCTTTTTATTCCTAAAGGTATTGTGTTAACTGATAAAGGCACCTATGATTATACCAAATATGTTGCTTTTATGAACACTAATACATGTGAATATTACTTTAAAACCTATAATAACAATCAAATCCTAAGGGCATGTCTTTGGGATCATTACAGGAAGAGTTCTAAGCCAATATTCCTTGGGAGCATTGCCTCTTCTGTATGA
- the dapB gene encoding 4-hydroxy-tetrahydrodipicolinate reductase produces MIKVMIYGANGKMAQVLSRQIELEKDMEIAVGIDRYNSDGKNKYPIYSDPYEYNGEVDVIIDFSHPSNLDQMLDFSIKRKIPLVIATTGLSEEQLKEIEDAAKKTAILHSSNMSLGINILSRVLRNISKLLSEDFDIEIIEKHHNKKVDAPSGTAYLLANVINEVLDNSKEYTYGREGKNVKREKNEIGIHAIRGGTIAGEHTIIFAGDDEIIELKHTALSKNIFALGAIKAARFIVKSEEGLYTMDDIFCK; encoded by the coding sequence ATGATTAAGGTTATGATATATGGGGCAAATGGAAAAATGGCTCAAGTTCTAAGTAGACAGATAGAACTAGAAAAAGACATGGAAATTGCAGTAGGTATAGATAGATATAATAGTGATGGAAAAAATAAATATCCTATTTATAGTGATCCTTATGAATATAATGGTGAAGTAGATGTTATAATTGATTTTTCTCATCCATCTAATCTAGATCAGATGTTAGATTTTTCTATAAAAAGAAAAATACCATTAGTTATTGCTACAACTGGACTTTCAGAGGAGCAGCTAAAGGAAATAGAAGATGCAGCTAAGAAGACAGCTATTCTTCATTCCTCGAATATGTCTCTTGGGATTAACATTCTTTCCAGGGTATTAAGAAATATAAGCAAACTATTAAGTGAAGATTTTGATATAGAAATTATAGAAAAACATCATAATAAAAAGGTAGATGCGCCAAGTGGTACAGCTTATTTATTAGCAAATGTAATTAATGAAGTTTTAGATAATAGTAAAGAATACACCTATGGCAGGGAAGGTAAAAATGTTAAAAGAGAAAAAAATGAAATAGGAATTCATGCCATTCGTGGAGGAACTATAGCGGGAGAACATACAATAATATTTGCTGGAGATGATGAAATTATAGAGTTAAAGCATACGGCTTTATCAAAAAATATTTTTGCCTTAGGTGCTATTAAAGCAGCACGCTTTATAGTTAAGTCTGAGGAAGGACTTTATACAATGGATGATATATTTTGTAAATAG
- the dapA gene encoding 4-hydroxy-tetrahydrodipicolinate synthase, whose amino-acid sequence MRLFRGSGVAIVTPFKNNKVNFEKLEELINWHIENSTDAIIVCGTTGESATMSKNEKKEVLRFAVEKAAGKIPIIAGTGSNNTADAIEMSKFAESIKADGLLLVTPYYNKTTQKGLIKHFTAIADEVNIPIILYNVPGRTGVNILPETVASLEKHPNIIGIKEASGNISQVAEIARLCSDNFYIYSGNDDQIVAVLSLGGCGVISVAANILPKEIHDLVFSFLEGKVNEARKLQLRMNSLINSLFIEVNPIPIKTAMNLIGMDAGELRLPLVEMEEKNKSILIKNLLDMGFRIEGK is encoded by the coding sequence GTGAGACTTTTTAGGGGATCTGGGGTAGCAATTGTTACCCCTTTTAAGAATAATAAAGTAAATTTTGAAAAGCTTGAAGAACTTATAAATTGGCATATAGAAAATAGTACAGATGCAATAATAGTTTGTGGAACAACTGGAGAATCTGCTACTATGAGTAAGAATGAAAAAAAGGAAGTATTAAGATTTGCAGTAGAGAAAGCTGCTGGAAAAATTCCTATTATAGCTGGAACAGGGAGCAATAATACAGCAGATGCAATAGAAATGAGTAAATTTGCTGAAAGTATTAAAGCTGATGGACTTTTGCTTGTAACGCCTTATTATAATAAAACAACTCAAAAGGGTTTAATTAAACATTTTACTGCTATTGCTGATGAAGTAAATATACCTATTATATTATATAATGTTCCAGGAAGAACAGGAGTAAACATACTACCTGAAACTGTAGCAAGTCTTGAAAAGCATCCTAATATAATAGGGATTAAGGAAGCTAGCGGAAATATAAGCCAGGTAGCAGAAATAGCTAGATTGTGTTCTGATAATTTTTATATTTATTCAGGAAATGATGATCAAATTGTAGCAGTTTTATCTCTTGGAGGCTGTGGGGTAATTTCCGTAGCAGCTAATATTCTGCCAAAGGAAATTCATGATTTAGTTTTTAGCTTCTTAGAGGGAAAAGTAAATGAAGCTAGAAAACTTCAGCTTAGAATGAATTCTTTAATTAATTCATTGTTTATAGAAGTTAATCCTATACCTATAAAAACTGCAATGAATTTAATAGGAATGGATGCAGGAGAGCTTAGATTGCCCCTTGTAGAAATGGAAGAAAAAAATAAAAGTATATTAATAAAAAATTTATTAGATATGGGATTTAGAATTGAGGGGAAATAA
- a CDS encoding aspartate-semialdehyde dehydrogenase: MKKINIAVVGATGMVGRKIIEVLEERRFPISQIYFFASAKSKGQVINFRGKDYFVEELNENSFDREIDIALFSAGGETSKKFAAIARDKGVIVVDNSSAWRMDKNVPLVVPEVNPKDIKWHNGIIANPNCSTIQSVVPLKAIDEKFKIKRIIYSTYQAVSGSGVAGIRELENGLNGLENTNYPYQIAFNCLPHIDVFMENGYTKEEIKMIEETKKILGRPDLRITATTVRVPVRYGHSISVNLELEKEFELKEVYDILGKAKGVVVQDNLKENIYPMPIYAEGTDSVYVGRIRRDFSIENGLNMWVVADNIRKGAATNAVQIAELLLEELRK; the protein is encoded by the coding sequence ATGAAAAAAATTAATATAGCTGTTGTTGGGGCTACTGGAATGGTAGGAAGAAAAATAATTGAAGTTTTAGAAGAGAGAAGATTTCCGATTTCTCAAATTTACTTTTTTGCTTCAGCTAAATCAAAAGGACAAGTTATTAATTTCAGAGGTAAGGACTATTTTGTAGAAGAACTTAATGAAAATTCTTTTGATAGAGAAATAGATATAGCCTTATTTTCAGCAGGAGGAGAAACTAGCAAAAAGTTTGCAGCTATTGCTAGAGATAAGGGAGTTATAGTTGTAGATAACAGTAGTGCGTGGAGAATGGACAAGAATGTACCTTTAGTTGTTCCTGAAGTAAATCCAAAGGACATTAAATGGCATAATGGAATTATAGCCAATCCAAACTGTAGTACTATTCAATCAGTAGTGCCTTTAAAGGCTATAGATGAAAAATTTAAAATAAAAAGGATTATATATTCCACTTATCAGGCAGTATCTGGTTCTGGAGTTGCAGGCATTAGGGAATTAGAGAATGGCTTGAATGGATTAGAGAATACAAATTATCCTTATCAAATAGCTTTTAATTGTCTGCCACATATAGATGTATTTATGGAAAATGGCTATACAAAGGAAGAAATAAAAATGATTGAAGAGACTAAGAAAATACTTGGCAGGCCAGATTTAAGGATAACTGCAACAACAGTAAGAGTTCCTGTTAGATATGGACATAGTATATCAGTTAATTTAGAACTTGAAAAAGAATTTGAACTTAAGGAAGTATATGATATTTTAGGGAAGGCTAAAGGGGTTGTAGTACAAGATAATCTGAAAGAAAATATTTATCCTATGCCAATATATGCAGAGGGAACAGATAGTGTTTATGTAGGGAGAATAAGAAGAGATTTTAGTATTGAAAATGGACTTAATATGTGGGTTGTAGCGGACAATATTAGAAAAGGTGCTGCTACTAATGCTGTCCAAATAGCAGAATTGTTGTTGGAGGAGTTGAGAAAGTGA
- a CDS encoding aspartate kinase: MQLVVQKYGGSSVATLEKMNKVANAVIKRKKEGFNVVVVVSAMGKTTNNLIEMAKSISKEPCKRELDMLMATGEQVSSSLLSIIFQEKGYDSISLTGFQAGIKTEGVHTKNKISEIDTDKIKRYLEEDKIVVVAGFQGINTEGDITTLGRGGSDTTAVALAAKLKCECEIYTDVDGIYSVDPRLFSNAKRLDYISYEEMMEMSCLGAKVMEARSVELAYKYNVPIYVASSHQKGKGTYIKELDKEMEHKVITGLTVSDNVLMETINQVPYSSEYISDIFSRLAKEEVNIDMISQTSSGDGYVNISFTTSKEDEGTVDAVMKEYIKNTPGINVKKDTDITKISVVGMGMRNESGVASKIFKLFSDNSINFKQVTTSEISISYIINASDKEKAVNVLCEAFNL; this comes from the coding sequence ATGCAGTTAGTAGTACAAAAATATGGGGGCTCTTCAGTAGCAACACTAGAAAAGATGAATAAGGTTGCTAATGCTGTAATTAAAAGAAAAAAAGAAGGCTTTAATGTAGTAGTTGTAGTTTCTGCAATGGGAAAAACCACAAATAATCTTATTGAAATGGCAAAATCTATTTCAAAAGAGCCGTGTAAAAGAGAATTAGATATGCTTATGGCAACGGGAGAACAAGTATCAAGTTCTCTCTTATCAATAATTTTTCAGGAAAAGGGATATGATTCAATATCTTTAACAGGTTTTCAAGCAGGTATTAAGACAGAGGGGGTTCATACAAAGAATAAAATTAGTGAAATAGATACTGATAAAATCAAGAGATATCTTGAAGAAGATAAGATTGTAGTAGTAGCTGGATTTCAAGGAATAAATACTGAAGGAGATATAACAACATTAGGAAGAGGCGGTTCAGATACTACAGCAGTAGCGTTAGCAGCAAAATTAAAATGCGAATGTGAGATATATACAGATGTGGATGGTATATATAGTGTAGATCCAAGACTTTTTTCTAATGCTAAAAGACTTGATTATATAAGTTATGAGGAAATGATGGAAATGTCTTGTTTAGGAGCTAAGGTAATGGAAGCAAGGTCAGTAGAACTTGCTTACAAATATAATGTGCCAATTTATGTAGCTTCAAGCCATCAAAAAGGAAAAGGAACATATATAAAGGAGTTGGATAAAGAAATGGAACATAAAGTTATAACTGGATTAACTGTAAGTGATAATGTATTAATGGAAACTATCAATCAAGTTCCATACTCATCAGAATATATTTCAGATATTTTTAGCAGGTTAGCAAAGGAAGAAGTAAATATTGATATGATAAGTCAAACCTCCTCAGGTGATGGTTACGTTAATATATCTTTCACAACTTCAAAAGAGGATGAAGGTACAGTTGATGCAGTAATGAAAGAATATATTAAGAATACACCTGGAATAAATGTAAAGAAAGATACAGATATAACTAAAATATCAGTAGTTGGAATGGGAATGAGAAATGAATCTGGGGTTGCTTCTAAGATATTTAAATTATTCTCAGATAATTCTATTAATTTTAAGCAAGTTACTACTTCTGAAATTAGTATTTCATATATTATAAATGCTTCTGATAAGGAAAAGGCAGTAAATGTTCTATGTGAAGCGTTTAATCTATAA
- a CDS encoding diaminopimelate dehydrogenase, with amino-acid sequence MKEKIRLGIVGYGNLGKGVELAISQNPDMELAAIFTRRSVDSIKSYGKGVKIVNIDEANNYVKDIDVMILCGGSSTDIPVQGPYFASMYNTVDAYDNHAKIPEYIKAMNNVSKEAGKVSAVCLGWDPGLFSLNRVLLDAMLPSGKTYTFWGPGVSQGHSDAIRRVEGVKNAIQYTVPIEEAVERVRNGENPELSVRAKHRRECYVVAEEYADKDEIVNAIKSMPDYFVDYDVNVTFITEEELAKNHSKLFHGGFVARSGRTGEDRTNNHIAEFSLKLDSNSEFTANVLVAYARAVYRLSSEGSKGVKTIFDIPLTYVSDKSIEDLCKSYL; translated from the coding sequence ATGAAGGAAAAAATAAGATTAGGAATTGTGGGATATGGAAATTTAGGTAAAGGAGTAGAGCTTGCTATTAGTCAAAATCCGGATATGGAGCTAGCAGCTATATTTACTAGAAGGTCTGTAGATAGTATAAAAAGCTATGGTAAAGGGGTAAAAATAGTTAATATTGATGAAGCTAATAATTATGTAAAAGATATTGACGTAATGATTTTATGTGGAGGATCTTCTACTGATATACCAGTGCAAGGGCCTTATTTTGCTAGTATGTATAATACTGTAGATGCTTATGATAATCATGCTAAAATTCCAGAATATATAAAAGCTATGAATAATGTTTCTAAGGAAGCAGGTAAAGTTAGTGCAGTATGCTTAGGATGGGATCCAGGTTTATTTTCGCTTAATAGGGTTTTACTTGATGCTATGTTGCCAAGCGGAAAGACTTATACATTTTGGGGACCTGGTGTAAGTCAAGGTCATTCAGATGCTATAAGAAGGGTAGAAGGAGTTAAGAATGCTATTCAATATACAGTTCCAATTGAAGAAGCAGTTGAAAGAGTAAGAAATGGCGAAAATCCTGAATTATCTGTTAGAGCAAAACATAGAAGAGAGTGCTATGTAGTAGCAGAAGAATATGCAGATAAGGATGAAATTGTAAATGCTATCAAATCTATGCCTGATTATTTTGTAGATTATGATGTTAATGTAACCTTTATTACAGAAGAGGAATTAGCAAAAAATCATTCTAAATTATTCCATGGTGGTTTTGTTGCAAGAAGTGGAAGAACAGGTGAAGATCGTACAAATAATCATATAGCAGAATTTTCATTAAAACTAGATAGTAATTCAGAATTTACAGCAAATGTTTTAGTAGCTTATGCAAGGGCAGTGTATAGATTAAGCAGTGAAGGAAGCAAAGGTGTTAAGACTATATTTGATATACCATTAACATATGTCTCTGATAAATCTATAGAGGATTTATGTAAGAGTTATCTTTAA
- a CDS encoding branched-chain amino acid aminotransferase, which yields MLDIKIVKTTKPKEKPKKDHPLGFGKIFTDHMFIMNYTEGKGWHDPRVVPFDNLSLSPAAMVFHYGQEMFEGLKAYKTEDGKTLLFRPEMNAKRANNTNKRLCIPEIKEEDFVQAIKTVVKVDEDWIPTAPGTSLYIRPFIIATDEFLGVNPSKTYLFIIILSPSGAYYESGLAPVGIWIEDEYVRAVRGGIGEAKTGGNYAASLAAQVKAHDEGFSQVLWLDGVERKYIEEVGAMNIFFKIDGVVVTPQLNGSILPGVTRDSVIALCKSWGLTVEERKISIDEIYDAYKTGKLEEVWGTGTAAVISPVGKFRWKDEVMTIQDGKIGELSQKIYDTITGIQLGKVTDTMNWTIEVK from the coding sequence ATGTTAGATATTAAAATTGTTAAAACTACAAAACCAAAAGAAAAACCAAAAAAAGATCATCCATTAGGTTTTGGAAAGATTTTTACAGATCACATGTTTATTATGAACTATACAGAAGGTAAGGGTTGGCATGATCCTAGAGTTGTACCTTTTGATAATCTATCTTTATCCCCTGCCGCTATGGTATTCCATTATGGTCAAGAAATGTTCGAAGGATTAAAAGCATATAAAACAGAAGATGGAAAAACACTTTTATTTCGTCCTGAAATGAATGCAAAAAGAGCAAATAATACTAATAAAAGACTCTGCATACCAGAAATAAAAGAAGAAGATTTTGTTCAAGCTATTAAAACAGTTGTAAAGGTTGATGAAGACTGGATTCCTACTGCACCAGGTACTTCTTTATATATAAGACCATTTATAATTGCTACAGATGAATTTTTAGGTGTAAATCCTTCTAAAACTTACTTATTTATTATAATCCTGTCTCCTAGCGGTGCTTACTATGAAAGCGGTCTAGCACCTGTAGGTATTTGGATTGAAGATGAATATGTAAGAGCTGTTCGTGGTGGTATTGGAGAAGCAAAAACTGGTGGTAACTATGCAGCAAGCCTAGCAGCACAAGTAAAAGCTCATGATGAAGGTTTTTCACAAGTATTATGGTTAGATGGTGTTGAACGTAAATATATCGAAGAAGTTGGTGCTATGAATATCTTCTTCAAAATAGATGGGGTTGTAGTTACTCCACAATTAAATGGAAGCATATTGCCAGGAGTTACTCGTGATTCTGTAATTGCATTATGTAAATCCTGGGGATTAACAGTAGAAGAAAGAAAAATATCTATCGACGAAATTTATGATGCCTATAAAACAGGTAAACTTGAGGAAGTTTGGGGTACAGGTACAGCAGCAGTAATTTCTCCTGTAGGAAAGTTTAGATGGAAAGATGAAGTTATGACAATACAAGATGGAAAAATTGGAGAACTAAGTCAAAAAATATATGATACTATAACAGGTATTCAATTAGGTAAAGTTACAGATACTATGAACTGGACCATTGAAGTAAAATAA
- a CDS encoding AraC family transcriptional regulator, which yields MNGWIDGIQNAIEYIEDNLTEELNIQEIAKKACVSAFHFQRIFNVLCGFTVGEYIRSRRLSIAAEELSKSSIKIIDIAIKYGYDSPDSFTRAFTKFHGVSPSAAKLKGVNLRSFAPLRIKLILEGGTMLEYRIVEKEQFTVMGKLRRFDIETCYVDITNFWQEHMQSEDSKIVCGMYGVCMDSDGKEIDYLIADNYLPWNDIPDGYVTRVIPAGTWAIFPCRGPLPKSLQDVNTKIWSDWLPNCKEYKLAGNYNIEMYTPPQENPEDYYCEIWIPVEKV from the coding sequence ATGAATGGCTGGATAGACGGGATTCAAAATGCAATTGAGTATATTGAAGATAATCTTACAGAAGAACTGAATATTCAAGAAATTGCTAAAAAAGCATGCGTTTCAGCATTTCATTTTCAAAGAATTTTTAATGTATTATGCGGTTTTACAGTAGGAGAGTATATTAGAAGTAGACGATTAAGTATAGCAGCAGAAGAATTATCAAAATCTAGTATTAAGATAATTGATATTGCCATAAAGTATGGTTATGATTCTCCTGATAGTTTTACCCGTGCTTTCACCAAGTTTCATGGAGTTTCTCCTTCAGCAGCTAAATTAAAGGGTGTAAATTTAAGATCCTTTGCACCATTAAGAATTAAATTAATATTGGAGGGCGGTACAATGCTTGAATATAGGATAGTTGAAAAGGAGCAGTTTACTGTTATGGGTAAACTAAGAAGATTTGATATTGAAACTTGCTATGTTGATATTACAAACTTTTGGCAGGAGCATATGCAAAGCGAAGATAGTAAAATTGTTTGTGGAATGTACGGAGTTTGTATGGATAGTGACGGAAAGGAAATAGATTATTTAATTGCTGATAATTATTTGCCATGGAATGATATACCTGATGGTTATGTTACTAGAGTAATTCCTGCTGGGACATGGGCAATATTTCCATGCAGAGGGCCGTTACCAAAATCATTACAAGATGTTAATACAAAGATTTGGAGTGACTGGTTACCAAACTGTAAAGAATATAAGCTTGCTGGAAACTATAATATTGAAATGTATACTCCACCTCAAGAAAATCCAGAGGATTATTATTGTGAAATTTGGATACCTGTAGAAAAAGTTTAG